The following coding sequences lie in one Prionailurus viverrinus isolate Anna chromosome X, UM_Priviv_1.0, whole genome shotgun sequence genomic window:
- the BMP15 gene encoding bone morphogenetic protein 15 translates to MLCLSIVRILLWGLVLFMEHGVQMTKIGQPSNALMADAPSLPLIRELLEGAPGKQQRKPPVLGHPLRYMLELYQRSADARGRPRENRTIGATMVRLVRPLADVARPLRGPWNIQTLDFPLRPNQVAYQLVQATVVYRHQLHLARFHLSCHVEPWVQKGPTNHFPSSGGYSSKPSMLYKAWTEMDITQHVQRLWNKKGRRVLRLYFMCQQQKGSDILELQWHGTSSLDTAFLLLYFNDTRESVQKAKLLPRGLEEFMDDDSSLLLRRTRQTDSITSGVPGPFREHDGLKSNQCSLHPFQVSFHQLGWDHWIIAPHLYTPNYCKGICPRVLQYGLNSPNHAIIQNLVNELVDQSIPQPSCVPYKYVPISILLVEANGSILYKEYEDMIAQSCTCR, encoded by the exons ATGCTCTGTCTCAGCATCGTTAGAATCCTTCTTTGGGGACTGGTGCTTTTTATGGAACATGGGGTCCAAATGACAAAGATAGGACAGCCCTCTAATGCCCTCATGGCTGATGCCCCTTCCTTGCCCCTGATTCGGGAGCTGCTGGAAGGAGCTCCTGGCAAGCAGCAGAGGAAGCCACCTGTCCTAGGGCATCCTTTGCGGTACATGTTGGAGTTGTACCAGCGTTCAGCCGATGCACGTGGGCGCCCTAGAGAGAACCGCACCATTGGGGCCACCATGGTGAGGCTGGTGAGACCCTTGGCTGATGTAGCAAGGCCTCTCAGAG GCCCCTGGAATATACAGACCCTGGACTTTCCTCTGAGACCGAACCAGGTAGCATACCAACTGGTCCAAGCCACTGTGGTTTATCGCCATCAGCTCCACCTAGCTCGTTTCCATCTCTCCTGCCATGTGGAGCCCTGGGTCCAGAAAGGCCCAACCAACCATTTTCCTTCTTCAGGAGGATATTCCTCAAAGCCTTCCATGCTGTATAAAGCTTGGACAGAGATGGATATCACACAACATGTTCAAAGGCTCTGGAATAAGAAGGGGCGCAGGGTTCTACGACTCTACTTCATGTGCCAGCAACAAAAAGGTAGTGACATTCTTGAGCTTCAGTGGCATGGAACTTCATCCTTGGACACTGCATTTTTGTTACTCTACTTCAATGATACTCGTGAAAGTGTTCAGAAGGCCAAACTTCTCCCCAGAGGCCTGGAGGAATTCATGGATGATGACTCTTCTCTCCTCTTGCGGAGGACCCGGCAAACAGACAGTATCACATCTGGGGTTCCTGGTCCCTTCAGGGAACATGATGGGCTTAAAAGTAACCAGTGTTCCCTCCACCCTTTCCAAGTCAGCTTCCATCAGCTGGGCTGGGATCACTGGATTATTGCTCCCCATCTATATACTCCAAACTATTGTAAGGGAATCTGCCCTCGGGTACTACAATATGGTCTTAATTCCCCTAATCATGCCATTATCCAGAACCTTGTCAATGAGCTGGTAGACCAGAGCATCCCTCAGCCCTCCTGTGTTCCATATAAGTATGTTCCCATTAGCATCCTTCTGGTTGAAGCAAATGGGAGTATCTTGTATAAGGAGTATGAGGACATGATTGCCCAGTCCTGCACATGCAGGTGA